The DNA window CGTGGTGCTGAAGCTGTCCGGCGAGGTGTTCGGTGGCGGCAAGCTCGGGGTGGACCCCGAGGTCGTGTCGAACATCGCCAGCCAGGTCGCCGACGTGGTGAAGACCGGCGTCCAGGTGGCCGTGGTGGTCGGCGGCGGCAACTACTTCCGCGGCGCCGAGCTGTCCGAGGGCGGCATGGACCACGCCCGGGCCGACTACATGGGCATGCTCGGCACGGTGATGAACTGCCTCGCCCTGCAGGACTTCCTGGAGAAGCGCGGCGTCGACACCCGCGTCCAGACGGCGATCACGATGGGGCAGATCGCCGAGCCGTACATCCCGCGCCGCGCCATCCGGCACCTGGAGAAGGGCCGCGTGGTGATCTTCGGCGCGGGCAGCGGCATGCCGTACTTCACCACCGACACCGTCGGCGCCCAGCGCGCGCTGGAGATCGGTGCCCAGATCCTGCTGAAGGCGACCTCGGTCGACGGCGTGTACGACGCCGACCCGAAGAAGGTGCCGACGGCGACGAAGTTCGAACGGATCAGCTTCGCCGAGTGCCTCCAGCGCGGGTTCCGCGTGGCGGATGCCACCGCGTTCAGCTTGTGCATGGAGCACAACCTGCCGATCATCGTCTTCAACCTCCGCGAGGACGGCAACATCGCGCGTGTCATCCGAGGTGAGAGGATCGGAACACTCGTTTCGGCGGACGGCTGACCCGCCACCCCGAAACGACCGCCGAAGGACAAGGAGAACCCGACCGTGACCATCGACCAGACCCTTGCCGAGGCCGAGCAGAAGATGGGTAAGGCCGTCGAGTTCGCCAAGGAAGACTTCGCCACGATTCGGACCGGACGCGCCCACCCGGCGATGTTCTCCAAGATCGAGGCCGAGTACTACGGGACGCCGACGCCGA is part of the Tenggerimyces flavus genome and encodes:
- the pyrH gene encoding UMP kinase is translated as MTTETIPALPPADFEPAPYQRVVLKLSGEVFGGGKLGVDPEVVSNIASQVADVVKTGVQVAVVVGGGNYFRGAELSEGGMDHARADYMGMLGTVMNCLALQDFLEKRGVDTRVQTAITMGQIAEPYIPRRAIRHLEKGRVVIFGAGSGMPYFTTDTVGAQRALEIGAQILLKATSVDGVYDADPKKVPTATKFERISFAECLQRGFRVADATAFSLCMEHNLPIIVFNLREDGNIARVIRGERIGTLVSADG